In Sphingobacterium sp. SRCM116780, the genomic stretch ACCTTGTATTGAGATATAGTACCCAAAACTCTTCATGAGGAAGATCTTGCATTTGATATTTAAAATATTCATACACACGTTTGCTGCTATTCAATACTGGTTTCTCTTCATGACTAGCTTCTTTGCGTCGACGTCCCAACTCTAAAGCGGCAATAATAGCTACAGCTTTAGCCTCTCCTATTCCTTTAAAGGTACACAACTCACTAACTTCTAATTTTGAAAGGTTATTTAAATTATGTTGAACATTGGATAAAATTCTTCGGCATAACTCGACAGCTGTTTCTTCTCGAGAACCAGAACTAATTAAAATAGCTAATAATTCTGCATCTGATAATGCTCTTCTTCCCTGTTCTACTAATTTTTCTCTTGGACGATCTGACTCCGCCCAATCTCTAATAACCAGTTTTTGCATATTAATAAGTAATTAAATATAAATAGGTATATATTATTAACCAAATTAATCATATTATTTAAAATATAAAATAATTATTATCCACAATTTAAAATAAAGAATTTTCTTAAACATCGGATTTGCTGTAGGATTCTTTTTTTCAAATCGTTTTGAAATCTTATCTTTGTCGTTGAACATATTAGTTTAATAAAATGAGTAAAGCGATTATCAAAACAGAAAAAGGCGACATGACTGTACAATTTTATACAGCAGATGCTCCAAATACAGTTGCAAATTTTATCAAATTGGCTAAAGAAGGCTATTATGATGGATTAACTTTTCACCGTGTACTTCCAGATTTCGTTATTCAAGGGGGTTGCCCAAATTCTCGTGAAGGTGCTTCTGGCATGCCTGGAACAGGTGGTCCTGGTTATAAAATCGATTGTGAATTGACTGGAGAAAATCAATACCACGACAGAGGTGTATTATCTATGGCACATGCTGGTCGTAATACCGGTGGTTCTCAATTTTTCATCTGTCATAGCCGTAACAATACTGCTCATTTAGATAGAAACCATACGTGTTTTGGTAAAGTTATTGAGAATGTAGATATAGTGGATGATATCCGTCAAGGCGATCGTATTTTAAGTATTGAAGTTATTGAAGACTAGTTTTCAGTAAGAAAAAAAATATTATGAATTTAAGAGCATTAGTTTCTGTAACAGGAAAACCAGGGTTGTTCAAATTAATTGGGCAAAATAAAGGAGGATTTATTTTAGAGACTTTAGATAGCGCTAAAATTAAATCTGTAGTTAGTTTGTCTACGACTAAAATGGCTACTTTAGAAGATATTACCATATACGGAGAAGAGGAAGAAATTCGTTTGTTGAATGTTTTTGAAACAATCAAAGAAAAGGGATTGACAGTAGATCCGAAAGCGGATGGTCAAACGCTACGTAATACTTTTAACGAAGTAGCTCCTGGTCATGATGAATCTCGTGTATATTCATCTGATATCAAAAAGATTTACACGTGGTACAACATTATAAAAGATTTGCCATTGTTTGAAGAAGAAGCTCCTGCTCCTTTAGTATAATCCAATCGGTATTACAAGAAAAGGCTTAACAATTGTTAAGCCTTTTCTTGTATAAAATCAGTTATTTATTACTTTCCAGCTTGCACGATGCCTTTGCAAATATTCGTAATTAAAGCAGGTCCTTCATAAATAAAACCAGTATATATCTGAACGAGACTCGCTCCTGCATCCAGCTTTTCAATTGCATCTGCTGCAGAATGGATCCCACCTACTCCAATGATAGGAAAAGATCTGTTTGATTTATTTGATAAATACCGAATTACTTCTGTAGAACGCTTGGTCAAAGGAGCACCGCTCACTCCACCTGTTTCTTTAACCAAATGTTCTTCACTACGCAATCCCTCTCTTGAAATAGTGGTATTGGTCGCAATAACACCTGCTATATGTGTTTCCTGAACGATTTCTACAATATCATCCAATTGACTATCGGTCAAATCAGGTGCTATTTTTAACAATATAGGTTTCTTATTTGTTTTTTGCTCGTTCAATCCCTGAAGCGTATTCAAAATTTGTTTTAGTGGTTCTTTTTCTTGTAAGTCACGTAATCCTGGTGTATTCGGAGAACTTACGTTAACGACAAAATAGTCCACATAATCAAATAAAGCATTGAAACAGTAAATATAATCATCTACTGCTTGTTCATTTGGGGTTACTTTATTTTTACCAATATTTCCTCCAATTAAAAGTCCTTTCCGATCTTCCGATGACAGGTGTTTTAAACGGTTTGCTGCTACGTCAGCCCCTTGATTATTAAAACCCATTCGGTTAATTAATGCTTTATCTGAAATAAGGCGAAACATTCGTGGTTTATCATTGCCAGGTTGAGGTTTTGGTGTCACGGTACCAATTTCAATAAAACCAAATCCAAAATTTGCCATATCGGTTATGTATTCGGCATTTTTATCGAATCCAGCGGCTAATCCTACTGGATTTTTAAACTTAAGACCAAAGACTTCACGTGCTAAGTTTTTATTTTCAAAAGTATAAAGGCTTCTTATTAACTTTTTAGCACCCCAGATTTTTGAAAATGTTTTTAATCCTCCTGTTACTGTATGATGAGCAGATTCAGGATTCATTGAAAAGAAAATAGGTTTGACTAATTTGTACATATCCACAAAGGTAGGCAAAGAAGAAGAAATTTCACTACTTTTGCAATCGAAATGATATCAATAAATAACTTAACATTTGAAATTGGGTCTCGAGCATTATATGATGAGGCCAATTGGCATATTAAACCTGGAGACAAGGTTGGTCTAATTGGAGCCAACGGTACCGGCAAATCCACTTTATTACGATTGATCGTAGGACAGTATACCCCTACTTCAGGTACCATATCAATGGCGAAAGACTTAAAAATTGGTTACTTAAACCAAGATTTATTGTCTTATCATTCTGATAAAAGTATTTTACATGTGGCGATGGAGGCTTTCGAGCGCCAAAATCAATTGCATACAGAAATAGAAAACCTGCTACAAAAATTAGAAACAGATTATTCTGATGATATTCTAAATAAATTAAGTGACAAGCAAATGGAATTCGATGCTTTAGATGGCTATAGTATTGAATTTCGTGCGCATGAGATTTTGGCTGGTTTGGGATTTTCAGAAGATGAACAAAAACGCCCTTTAGCTACCTTTTCTGGAGGATGGCGTATGCGTGTCATGTTAGCCAGGATCTTATTGCAAACTCCTGATATTTTGTTGTTAGATGAGCCAACCAACCACATGGATTTACCTTCTATCAAATGGCTGGAAAATTATCTACAAGCATTTGAGGGGGCTATTGTCATTGTATCTCACGATAGGTATTTCTTAGATCGTATTATTAAAAAGACTGTTGAATCTCGCAAAGGTAAATTGACACTTTATGCAGGTAACTATAGCTTTTATTTAGAAGAGAAGGCATTGCGCAGTGAGATCCAGGCAGGTCAATTCAAAAATCAACAAGCGAAAATAAAACAGGAAGAGCGCTTAATTGAGCGTTTCCGTGCAAAGGCTTCAAAGGCAAAAATGGCTCAGTCCCGTATTAAAGCGCTAGACAGAATGGAGCGTGTGGAAGATGTGGATGATGATAATCCTACTGTAAACTTCAGTTTCAAATTTACAAAACCATCTGGACGGCATGTGGTTACTTTGGAAAATATTTCAAAGTCATATCCCAATTTAGAGATTCTTCAAAATACGGAAGGAATCATTGAAAAAGGAGATAAAATTGCTTTAATCGGTGCAAATGGAAAAGGTAAATCAACTTTATTACGTATTGTAGCTGGAGCTGACAAAGAATATGAAGGAAAATCTGAGCACGGGCACAATGTATCTCAAACATTCTTTGCTCAACATCAATTAGAGGCTTTGCATTTAGAAAATAGCATTATTGCTGAAATGCAAGCATTTGCACCAAAACATACAGAAACAGAACTTCGATCAATTCTAGGTTGTTTCTTGTTTTCTGGAGATGATGCTTTCAAAAAGATCAAAGTTCTTTCAGGAGGTGAAAAATCTCGTGTCGCATTAGCTAAAGCACTTACAGCGGATGCGAATTTCTTAGCATTAGATGAGCCTACCAACCACTTGGATATGCAGTCGGTCAATATATTGATCCAAGCGCTTCAACAGTTTGAAGGAACATTAATCGTGGTATCTCACGATCGTTATTTTTTAGATAATGTTGCCAATAAAATTTGGTTTATCGAAGATAAAGAGATTAAGGAGTATCCAGGTACTTATCAAGAATACGAAGAATGGAATGCTAAGCGAATTATCAAACCTGTAGAAAAAAAGGTTGAAAAGAAAATTGTCGTTGAGGAACCAAAAAAGGTAAAACCTGCTCCTACTGAGGATAAATTCAAATTAATCAGTAAAAAGAATAAAGAATTGGCTTCTTTGGAGCTAAAAGTTGCTGAAAAGGAGCTTCAAGTAAACCGTTTAGAAACAGATTTAGCAAAAGAAGAGATTTATTCTGATGCTATTAAATTGCAGGAATATACGCGTAATTACAATTCTTCAAAAGCTGAGCTAACACAGTTACAAAAAAATTGGGAAGATTTAGCTGAAGAAATTATAGCATTAGAAGATTAATTATATTCATCTTTTAAAAAGGATATGCAATAAATTTGTTTATTGTATATCCTTTTTTATCAAAGTAAAGTGAAATCGACCTGGATAGAAAGCATAGCATTCCCAAAAGTTTTTCTCAATAAAAAGAAGGCTTTACAAGCTTTCCGAGGAAAAACTATTTTAATTACAGGAGCTAGTGAAGGCATTGGAAACGCTTGTTGCATTCTCTTGTCCAAATTTCAAGTTCATTTGATTTTAGTTGCACGTTCAAAGGAAAAATTAGAAGCTCTGAAGGAAGTTATCGTCAAAAACAATTCCACTGCTACTATCCTTATTGCTGACTTATATAAAGAAGAGCAGGTCGATCATTTAATTGAACATCTTTGTACGAAACAGACGCCAATAGATATATTCATCTCTAATGCAGGAAAATCAATTAAACGTCCCTTACAAAATTCGTTACTTCGCTATCACGATTTTACAAGAACCAATTCTCTCAATTATTTAGCTCCTTTAAAAATTTCATTAGCCCTAACTCCGATCCTATCCAAGCAAAAAGGACAAATCGTCAATGTTTCTGCTTTAAATGTTTTATTATTACCTACAGCCCAATGGGCGGCTTATCAAGCGTCCAAAACTGCTTTTGATCAATATTGTCGATCGAATCAATCCGAATGGAAAAAAATGAACATTTGACTTAAAACAATTTATTTACCTCTCGTAAAAACAGGAATGATTGTTCCTAACCTTGCCTATCAACAAGTTCCTGCGATGGAAAAGGATGAAGCAGCTTTACGTATTTTAAAACTTTTGTTAAGTACATCCAATTATTCTAAACCATGGTGGTCATTTTTACCGATAACATTAGGTTTTTTCAGTCGAAAAATATGGGATCGTTTTTAACTGGTATACTATGACATTACGACAAAGAATGAGTTTTTCTATACAAGTATTAAAATCAATCTTTTCTACCTTTCGGTTTGGAGTTAACCTGTATGCATTATTAAAGTCTGTTAAAAATTTAAATAATACATTTATAAATGATGGCTACAACAAGATTAGTTATGCGACACTTTACAAAGAAACTCTGCTTGTTATAGACAAATTAAAAAACTTTCCCTCCAATCACATCTCTCAAAAAGTTGTTCTTATTGCTGACAATAGTTTTAATTTTATTCAATATTTATTTGCACTTTCTGCGCTTTCTCGAGAAGTGATTATTATCAATCCGCATTTAGCTGAAGGTCAATTAGAAAAAATTTTAAGCAACTATAGCGCTAATCTGATTATTACAGACAATAGTGTGCAGATAAAAAATATTGACCTTCAACTAATTGTCTATTCTTTTGCAGAGATTAATGCGTTTCCCATAAGTAAGAGTATCCGAAAATTAAAACGAAATCAAGGAAAAATAACCATTTTAAGTACAGGTAGTTCAAATATGGCGACAGCGATTGAACGTAAACTTGAGGTAACGAAAATTTGGAACCCATTTATAGAATTGGTCTCTAAATTATCTTTATTAGATTATTCTTCTAGTCAAATCACTGTCCCTTTTTATCATGGTTATGGTTTAGCGAGTTTAATTTTGGCATTATTTCTAAAACATGACATCTATTTTTCTTCGCATTTTAATTCAAAACTGATCGTACATTCGATTAACAATAATCGCATAGACTGTCTTGTTGTGATACCTTCTATGATTGGCAAATTAATAGATATAGATGCATATGCACTTGGGAACTGCAAGTGTATCATCTCTGGTGCTGACAAGCTTGAGCCGCAATGGACTTCCTATGTGATCAACCAGTACAATAAAACCAAAATCTTCAATTTGTATGGCACAACTGAATTAGGTATCTGCAGCATTGCTGCTCACGATGATTTAATGATGGCCAATGATACAATCGGACGCTTTCTAAAAGGGATAAAATACAATCTGGAGGCTGATCATGAACTCAAAGTAAAATGCTCTTGGATGCAAGATCACGATAATAGCCTATATATCAGCACGGGAGATTTCATTCGCCAGGATGATACTGGACTATTATATTATTTAGGAAGAATTAACAATTCACTCAATATTGGAGGTGAAATCGTTAATTGTAATGAATTGGAGAAAACAATAGCTGTATATCCGTCTATTATGAAAACTAAAGTGGTAGGTCATAAAAACGAAAATTTAATCACCGAATTGAGATTAGAAGCTACTTTAAAAAATGATGTTTATTTTAATGAAACAGATTTTAAAAATTGGTTGCACGAAACTCTTCCTAAATATTTGCAACCAAAATCTATTCACTATAAGAATAATTGAATGGTTAAGCATTAATTTTAAATATTATTAGATCGGATTCGCATTTAAAATTTAGAAGGGAAAGAGACTATTCGCATTATCCAAGAATTGCTCAATTATAGTAAAACTCTTTCACCTCTGGGATATAAATTAGCCTTTCATTGAACTTATTTATATTTTCCATTTTTCCAGATAAATCATATATAATGGCCAATCCACCATCAAGTTTCTCTATCGTTTTTCGACTAAACTTTACATTGAATTTTGTTGCCTCCTGTTCAAAATTAGAAATTTGATCAAAGTCACAGGTTGCAAATCGAACATGAACCGTACGGATTAAATAATAGCGGGATAATAGTTGTTCAATTTGTTGGAATAATGATAAAATAATAACCATAAAAATGGTGAAAAACAACGCTAATTTTGTTTCTCCTATTCCAGCAATCATTCCTACACCAGCAGTTGACCAAATTACCGCAGATGTGGTTAGTCCTTTAACCGAAAGTTTTCCTTTAAAAATTACTCCTGCTCCAATAAAACCAATACCTGTTACAATATTTGCAGCAATCCGATCATCATTTCCATTTCCTCCTATCATTCGGGAAACAACAGTAAAAACAGCAGAACCAAAACAGATCAATACAATTGTTCTGAATCCTGCTGATTTATTTCTGTATTCTCGTTCAAACCCAATTAAAGCACCACAAAATATGGAAACGACAACGTTCCAAATATACTGGTTATCGAAAAAGTCGAAAAAAGAATCCATAGCAATCAAAGATTTTTATAAATAAGCATACGTAATACCATCTCCACCTCTGTCCTGGTGTTCGTCTTCAAAACGAGAAATATGACTATATTTCCGAAGATAGTCACGAATAAACTTACGAAGAATACCATCTCCTTTTCCATGAATAATTTTTAAAGATGGATAACCAATCATAACTACCCTATCCAATACTTTCTCTAATTCATATAAAGCATCTTCTGTCCGCATACCTCGTAAGTCAAGTTCAGGATTAAAGTCAGCAACAGCATGAGATGAAATTGTCTTAGTTCCTGCTTTAACTGCTTTTTTCAGCTCTTTACCATTGAGTTTAATAACATTTTTACGTTTTTGGACTGTCCTTAATTCACCCATGGCTAAAATCAAATTATTCTTAGCGACTTCCAATACAATCGCTTCATTACCTGAATCAATTATCTGAACCCAATCGCCAACACTAAGCTCTTCGGTGTTATCAGGTATAATAATTGGTTTCTTTTCAACTTTTTTCTCCTTAGGAAGAATGGTCGAAAAGGAACTATCCAATTTAGCGCGTATAGCTTTTGTTTTCTCTTTATCAGCTTGTACAGATTTGATTTCGGCAACCGTATTTTCAATTAATTTATTTGAATTTTTCAAAAGTATCTGTGCTTCTTCTTTTGCCTTTTTAAGAATTAATTTTTTATTATCTTCCAGATATCCTTGCAAATCTTCGTATTCTGACTTTATACGGATTAACTCTTTTTCTCTTTTCGTTATAGCAGATTTTGTATCAAATATTTCTTTCTTCTCACGCTCTAAATCCACTAATAGTGTGTCCACCTTCTTTTGATGCGTACCTACCTTCAATTTAGCAAGATGGATGATTTCTTTATTTAATCCAATTTTTTGTGCAATCTCGAAGGCATAAGAACTACCTGGCTTTCCAATCTGTAAAATATACAGCGGTCTCATCGCTACATTATCAAAAAGCATTGATGCATTTTCTAAACCCACTGTTTGATTAGCAAACACTTTTAAATTTGAGTAGTGCGTTGTTACCACACCTCGAATGGATTTTTTATTCAGCGTTTCCAAAACAGCTTCTGCAATAGGCCCTCCAAACAAAGGATCTGTACCGGTTCCAAATTCGTCGATCAAAACAAGCGTACGTGCAGTAGCAAATTCTGTAAAATATTTCATTTTTGACAGATGCGCACTATAAGTACTTAAATCACTTTCTATAGATTGATCATCTCCGATATCTGCAAAAATTTGTTTAAAAACACCCACTTTAGAATTAGCGTCTGCAGGGATGAGTAATCCTGATTGTACCATAATTTGCATCAAACCAACGGTTTTCATACAAACAGATTTTCCTCCAGCATTTGGGCCTGAAACGACAATCACACGTTGTATCTCATCTATTTTTATATTTAATGGAACAATCGTTGCTCGTTCATGTTGGGTATTCAGCATCAATAGTGGATGACGAGCATTTACCAAATTGATTTCTGCTTCCTTGGACAATTCTGGCATTTCAGCGTCCAAATCCAAAGCAAATAAAGCCTTAGATCGTACAAAATCAACTTTCGTTAACAGACCATCATAGGCCAATAACAAAGGAACATGTGGTCTGAGCTTAGTCGTTAATTCAACCAAAATACGGATAACCTCTCTCCTACGTTCAAATTCCAGATCTCTAACCTTATTATTGAGATGAAAGACCTCTTCTGGCTCAATATAAGCTGTTTGCCCAGTTGCAGATTCATCATGAATTAAGCCTTTTAGCTTGCGTTTATTCTCCGCTAAAATTGGTATACACAGTCGACCATCACGAATAGTGAGATTACCGTCAGCTGTCCAACCACTGTTTTGTGCATTTTTAAAAATAACATCAATACGCTTACGAGCTTCTTGTTCCGCTTTTAAAATACTTTGAGAAAGATCGAGCAATAAACGTGACGCATTATTTTTCATTTTACCTCGATCATCAATAATCATTTCGATATCTCGAATAATCTGTTTCTCA encodes the following:
- a CDS encoding ABC-F family ATP-binding cassette domain-containing protein — its product is MISINNLTFEIGSRALYDEANWHIKPGDKVGLIGANGTGKSTLLRLIVGQYTPTSGTISMAKDLKIGYLNQDLLSYHSDKSILHVAMEAFERQNQLHTEIENLLQKLETDYSDDILNKLSDKQMEFDALDGYSIEFRAHEILAGLGFSEDEQKRPLATFSGGWRMRVMLARILLQTPDILLLDEPTNHMDLPSIKWLENYLQAFEGAIVIVSHDRYFLDRIIKKTVESRKGKLTLYAGNYSFYLEEKALRSEIQAGQFKNQQAKIKQEERLIERFRAKASKAKMAQSRIKALDRMERVEDVDDDNPTVNFSFKFTKPSGRHVVTLENISKSYPNLEILQNTEGIIEKGDKIALIGANGKGKSTLLRIVAGADKEYEGKSEHGHNVSQTFFAQHQLEALHLENSIIAEMQAFAPKHTETELRSILGCFLFSGDDAFKKIKVLSGGEKSRVALAKALTADANFLALDEPTNHLDMQSVNILIQALQQFEGTLIVVSHDRYFLDNVANKIWFIEDKEIKEYPGTYQEYEEWNAKRIIKPVEKKVEKKIVVEEPKKVKPAPTEDKFKLISKKNKELASLELKVAEKELQVNRLETDLAKEEIYSDAIKLQEYTRNYNSSKAELTQLQKNWEDLAEEIIALED
- a CDS encoding quinone-dependent dihydroorotate dehydrogenase; this translates as MYKLVKPIFFSMNPESAHHTVTGGLKTFSKIWGAKKLIRSLYTFENKNLAREVFGLKFKNPVGLAAGFDKNAEYITDMANFGFGFIEIGTVTPKPQPGNDKPRMFRLISDKALINRMGFNNQGADVAANRLKHLSSEDRKGLLIGGNIGKNKVTPNEQAVDDYIYCFNALFDYVDYFVVNVSSPNTPGLRDLQEKEPLKQILNTLQGLNEQKTNKKPILLKIAPDLTDSQLDDIVEIVQETHIAGVIATNTTISREGLRSEEHLVKETGGVSGAPLTKRSTEVIRYLSNKSNRSFPIIGVGGIHSAADAIEKLDAGASLVQIYTGFIYEGPALITNICKGIVQAGK
- a CDS encoding DUF5606 domain-containing protein; amino-acid sequence: MNLRALVSVTGKPGLFKLIGQNKGGFILETLDSAKIKSVVSLSTTKMATLEDITIYGEEEEIRLLNVFETIKEKGLTVDPKADGQTLRNTFNEVAPGHDESRVYSSDIKKIYTWYNIIKDLPLFEEEAPAPLV
- a CDS encoding MgtC/SapB family protein; the protein is MDSFFDFFDNQYIWNVVVSIFCGALIGFEREYRNKSAGFRTIVLICFGSAVFTVVSRMIGGNGNDDRIAANIVTGIGFIGAGVIFKGKLSVKGLTTSAVIWSTAGVGMIAGIGETKLALFFTIFMVIILSLFQQIEQLLSRYYLIRTVHVRFATCDFDQISNFEQEATKFNVKFSRKTIEKLDGGLAIIYDLSGKMENINKFNERLIYIPEVKEFYYN
- a CDS encoding endonuclease MutS2 — encoded protein: MIYPNNASDKLGFAEIKELIKQKCISESGRNLVDKIQPQTRFDQIDKFLRQTNEFKDLLTSDDALPVDHLYPIRALVEKAKVEGAFLMEEEFYRVLLSLKTVYAIIRYFNDREGQYPNLELLFEHLPIEKQIIRDIEMIIDDRGKMKNNASRLLLDLSQSILKAEQEARKRIDVIFKNAQNSGWTADGNLTIRDGRLCIPILAENKRKLKGLIHDESATGQTAYIEPEEVFHLNNKVRDLEFERRREVIRILVELTTKLRPHVPLLLAYDGLLTKVDFVRSKALFALDLDAEMPELSKEAEINLVNARHPLLMLNTQHERATIVPLNIKIDEIQRVIVVSGPNAGGKSVCMKTVGLMQIMVQSGLLIPADANSKVGVFKQIFADIGDDQSIESDLSTYSAHLSKMKYFTEFATARTLVLIDEFGTGTDPLFGGPIAEAVLETLNKKSIRGVVTTHYSNLKVFANQTVGLENASMLFDNVAMRPLYILQIGKPGSSYAFEIAQKIGLNKEIIHLAKLKVGTHQKKVDTLLVDLEREKKEIFDTKSAITKREKELIRIKSEYEDLQGYLEDNKKLILKKAKEEAQILLKNSNKLIENTVAEIKSVQADKEKTKAIRAKLDSSFSTILPKEKKVEKKPIIIPDNTEELSVGDWVQIIDSGNEAIVLEVAKNNLILAMGELRTVQKRKNVIKLNGKELKKAVKAGTKTISSHAVADFNPELDLRGMRTEDALYELEKVLDRVVMIGYPSLKIIHGKGDGILRKFIRDYLRKYSHISRFEDEHQDRGGDGITYAYL
- a CDS encoding SDR family NAD(P)-dependent oxidoreductase, which encodes MKSTWIESIAFPKVFLNKKKALQAFRGKTILITGASEGIGNACCILLSKFQVHLILVARSKEKLEALKEVIVKNNSTATILIADLYKEEQVDHLIEHLCTKQTPIDIFISNAGKSIKRPLQNSLLRYHDFTRTNSLNYLAPLKISLALTPILSKQKGQIVNVSALNVLLLPTAQWAAYQASKTAFDQYCRSNQSEWKKMNI
- a CDS encoding AMP-binding protein, whose amino-acid sequence is MTLRQRMSFSIQVLKSIFSTFRFGVNLYALLKSVKNLNNTFINDGYNKISYATLYKETLLVIDKLKNFPSNHISQKVVLIADNSFNFIQYLFALSALSREVIIINPHLAEGQLEKILSNYSANLIITDNSVQIKNIDLQLIVYSFAEINAFPISKSIRKLKRNQGKITILSTGSSNMATAIERKLEVTKIWNPFIELVSKLSLLDYSSSQITVPFYHGYGLASLILALFLKHDIYFSSHFNSKLIVHSINNNRIDCLVVIPSMIGKLIDIDAYALGNCKCIISGADKLEPQWTSYVINQYNKTKIFNLYGTTELGICSIAAHDDLMMANDTIGRFLKGIKYNLEADHELKVKCSWMQDHDNSLYISTGDFIRQDDTGLLYYLGRINNSLNIGGEIVNCNELEKTIAVYPSIMKTKVVGHKNENLITELRLEATLKNDVYFNETDFKNWLHETLPKYLQPKSIHYKNN
- a CDS encoding peptidylprolyl isomerase, with product MSKAIIKTEKGDMTVQFYTADAPNTVANFIKLAKEGYYDGLTFHRVLPDFVIQGGCPNSREGASGMPGTGGPGYKIDCELTGENQYHDRGVLSMAHAGRNTGGSQFFICHSRNNTAHLDRNHTCFGKVIENVDIVDDIRQGDRILSIEVIED
- the radC gene encoding RadC family protein, with protein sequence MQKLVIRDWAESDRPREKLVEQGRRALSDAELLAILISSGSREETAVELCRRILSNVQHNLNNLSKLEVSELCTFKGIGEAKAVAIIAALELGRRRKEASHEEKPVLNSSKRVYEYFKYQMQDLPHEEFWVLYLNTRCKILDKQLIGRGGNDFTPVDVRIILRNALNCKASSLILIHNHPSGTLSASQADKVLTKKIIEASKIMDIKINDHVIFTDDSYYSFRDEGLMD